One window of the Bradyrhizobium sp. NP1 genome contains the following:
- a CDS encoding lytic murein transglycosylase yields MSGPMEPRIKWLAAAAVCALLALPGATASAQSPGNGLSNLFGNIFGTSAAPQPQGAPATTGSIPWSGEDGASGNPLMTAGAIRQAAANFDNCVAAMWPDAARRGVSEENFQRFTAGLSPDLRIMDLMDSQPEFTKSVWDYLDILVNDARLAKGKEILAKYKAQFDATERAYGVDRYAIAAIWGIESNYSTQIGDRSVLQSTATLACIGRRQTYFKDEFLSALEILNRGDLRPEQMRGSWAGAFGPTQFMPTAFKRYAVDGDGDGRRDVVDNPADLIASTANNLKKDGWQTGQSWGYEVVVPKDFNYMLADRAKSMTLVQWEHLGIKRAGGQPFPHGSDKAYLLAPAGAEGPGFLMMQNFRVIMKYNPAEAYALAIGHFADRLRGGAPFVQAWPRQERELSRAERLELQQLLAQRGFYRGTPDGQFGGETRAALRGFQASIGAPADGFASSDMLERLRGR; encoded by the coding sequence ATGTCAGGACCGATGGAACCCCGGATCAAGTGGCTGGCGGCGGCTGCCGTCTGCGCCTTGCTGGCGCTGCCTGGGGCCACGGCCTCTGCGCAATCGCCCGGCAATGGCCTTTCCAACCTGTTCGGCAACATCTTCGGCACCAGCGCCGCGCCTCAGCCGCAAGGGGCGCCCGCGACCACCGGCTCGATTCCATGGAGCGGCGAGGACGGCGCATCCGGCAACCCCCTGATGACGGCAGGGGCGATCCGCCAGGCGGCCGCCAATTTCGACAATTGCGTCGCCGCGATGTGGCCAGATGCCGCACGGCGCGGCGTGTCGGAAGAAAACTTCCAGCGCTTCACCGCCGGGCTTTCGCCCGACCTGCGCATCATGGACCTGATGGATTCGCAGCCCGAATTCACCAAGTCGGTCTGGGACTATCTCGACATCCTGGTGAACGACGCGAGACTCGCCAAGGGCAAGGAGATCCTCGCCAAATACAAGGCGCAGTTCGACGCGACCGAGCGCGCCTATGGCGTCGACCGCTACGCGATCGCGGCGATCTGGGGCATCGAGTCCAACTACTCGACACAGATCGGCGACCGCAGCGTGCTGCAGTCGACCGCAACGCTCGCCTGCATCGGCCGCCGCCAGACCTATTTCAAGGACGAGTTTCTCTCCGCGCTGGAAATTCTCAATCGCGGCGACCTCAGGCCAGAGCAGATGCGCGGCTCCTGGGCCGGCGCGTTCGGCCCGACGCAATTCATGCCGACCGCCTTCAAGCGCTACGCGGTCGATGGCGACGGCGACGGCCGCCGCGACGTCGTCGACAACCCCGCCGATTTGATTGCGTCCACCGCCAACAACCTGAAGAAGGACGGCTGGCAGACCGGCCAGAGCTGGGGCTACGAGGTGGTCGTGCCCAAAGACTTCAACTACATGCTGGCGGATCGCGCCAAGAGCATGACGCTTGTGCAGTGGGAGCATCTGGGCATCAAGCGCGCGGGCGGCCAGCCATTTCCGCATGGCAGCGACAAGGCCTATCTGCTCGCGCCCGCCGGTGCCGAGGGCCCGGGCTTCCTGATGATGCAGAACTTCCGCGTCATCATGAAATACAACCCCGCCGAGGCCTATGCGCTGGCCATCGGCCATTTCGCCGACCGCTTGCGCGGCGGGGCGCCCTTCGTCCAGGCCTGGCCGCGCCAGGAACGCGAGCTGTCGCGCGCCGAGCGGCTGGAACTTCAGCAATTGCTCGCCCAGCGCGGTTTCTACCGGGGCACGCCGGATGGCCAGTTCGGCGGCGAGACGCGGGCGGCGCTGCGCGGCTTCCAGGCCTCGATCGGAGCGCCGGCCGACGGATTTGCCTCCTCCGACATGCTGGAGCGGCTGCGGGGGCGCTGA
- a CDS encoding CsbD family protein, with protein MDKDRIAGSAKEFAGRVEGTVGDMAQDAKTQASGRAREAAGTVQNLYGQAKDAAQDAADVATGIARDAYASGGETLRDGSQALARKVQDNPIGALLIAGGIGFALALLMSRPARRPPPRWR; from the coding sequence ATGGACAAGGATCGGATTGCCGGCTCGGCCAAGGAGTTCGCCGGCCGGGTGGAAGGGACCGTCGGCGACATGGCCCAGGATGCCAAGACCCAGGCTTCCGGCCGCGCGCGCGAAGCGGCGGGCACGGTGCAAAATCTCTACGGTCAGGCCAAGGACGCGGCGCAGGATGCTGCCGATGTGGCCACGGGAATTGCCAGGGACGCCTATGCCAGCGGCGGCGAGACGCTGCGCGACGGATCGCAGGCGCTTGCCCGGAAGGTGCAGGACAATCCGATCGGCGCGCTCCTGATCGCGGGCGGCATCGGCTTTGCGCTGGCGCTGCTGATGAGCCGGCCGGCGCGCCGTCCACCGCCGCGCTGGCGCTAG
- a CDS encoding SGNH family hydrolase, protein MSKPKSFLSVLIEPGPLAALAIAIALLVGVVGPASAQFFNFGGPPQRPAPRSGGWGGGGGFGGGGGWFGGDFFAPFQQQQPKRPREDFSRAPPPEKRDTTPERNVLVLGDGMADWLAYGLEDAYAEQPDMGVIRKAKNTSGLIKYQPKGEPADWAAAARGILATEKPDVIVVMLGLNDRIAMREPAVEKSDKSADKKGDKKDAGVKDKKDAKPADAKPGAKPEGAVDGAKDNSKADDKVVDTELPPDEADNDAPPAAAPEKSTRTPNGLYEFRDERWVELYAKKIEELNGILKSKGVPVLWVGLPAVRGPKGTADTLFLDSLYRDGAGKAGITYVDVWDGFVDEAGRFLQKGPDFEGQIRQLRSYDGVYFTKPGARKLAHYVEREITRLLANRSAPIALPSEPATPDANAVPGQPAPRPLAGPIVPLVASSVGTDQLLGGPGSRPAAVDALAARTLVKGEALTPPPGRADDFNWPRREVGTEQAKGDSPVASNAPDGGAAPANAPPKPQVKKLRPASGQPLRDFFGFGNPPPRQFAPPPRAPGPPGVPRPPGNVGRAASAPSDNFWRW, encoded by the coding sequence ATGTCCAAACCGAAGTCATTCCTGAGCGTGTTGATCGAGCCCGGCCCGTTGGCCGCGCTGGCGATCGCCATTGCGCTCCTGGTCGGCGTGGTCGGACCGGCTTCAGCGCAGTTCTTCAATTTCGGCGGCCCGCCGCAGCGGCCCGCCCCGCGCTCCGGCGGCTGGGGTGGCGGCGGCGGCTTTGGCGGTGGTGGCGGCTGGTTCGGCGGCGACTTCTTCGCGCCCTTCCAGCAGCAGCAGCCCAAGCGCCCGCGCGAAGATTTTTCCAGGGCCCCGCCGCCGGAGAAGCGCGACACCACGCCTGAGCGCAACGTGCTGGTGCTCGGCGACGGCATGGCCGACTGGCTCGCCTACGGCCTCGAGGACGCCTATGCCGAGCAGCCCGACATGGGCGTGATCCGCAAGGCCAAGAACACCTCGGGCCTGATCAAGTATCAGCCCAAGGGCGAGCCCGCCGACTGGGCCGCGGCTGCGCGAGGTATCCTCGCCACCGAGAAGCCCGACGTCATCGTGGTGATGCTCGGGCTGAACGACCGCATCGCGATGCGCGAGCCGGCCGTGGAGAAGTCGGACAAATCCGCCGACAAGAAGGGCGACAAGAAGGACGCGGGCGTCAAGGACAAGAAGGACGCAAAGCCTGCCGACGCCAAGCCGGGCGCAAAGCCGGAAGGCGCGGTCGACGGCGCCAAGGACAACAGCAAGGCGGACGACAAGGTGGTCGACACCGAGCTGCCGCCGGACGAGGCCGACAACGACGCACCGCCTGCCGCGGCGCCGGAGAAGAGCACGCGCACGCCCAACGGACTCTACGAGTTTCGCGACGAGCGCTGGGTCGAGCTCTATGCCAAGAAGATCGAGGAGCTGAACGGCATCCTGAAGTCCAAGGGCGTGCCGGTGCTCTGGGTCGGCCTGCCCGCGGTGCGCGGACCGAAGGGCACCGCTGACACGCTGTTTCTGGATTCGCTCTATCGCGACGGCGCCGGCAAGGCCGGCATCACCTATGTCGACGTCTGGGACGGCTTCGTCGACGAGGCCGGCCGCTTCCTGCAGAAGGGCCCCGACTTCGAGGGCCAGATCCGCCAGCTCCGTTCCTATGACGGCGTCTATTTCACCAAGCCCGGCGCGCGCAAGCTTGCCCACTATGTCGAACGCGAGATCACGCGCCTGCTCGCCAACCGCTCGGCGCCGATCGCGCTGCCGAGCGAGCCCGCGACGCCCGACGCCAACGCGGTGCCCGGCCAGCCCGCCCCGCGCCCGCTGGCGGGGCCGATCGTGCCGCTGGTCGCCTCCTCCGTCGGCACCGATCAACTGCTCGGCGGCCCCGGTTCACGGCCGGCCGCCGTCGACGCGCTCGCCGCGCGCACGCTGGTCAAGGGCGAGGCACTGACGCCGCCGCCGGGCCGCGCCGACGATTTCAACTGGCCGCGCCGGGAGGTCGGCACCGAGCAGGCCAAGGGCGATAGCCCGGTCGCCTCCAACGCGCCCGATGGCGGCGCCGCGCCGGCCAATGCGCCGCCGAAGCCGCAGGTGAAGAAGCTGAGGCCGGCGTCGGGACAGCCATTGCGCGATTTCTTCGGGTTCGGCAATCCGCCGCCGCGCCAGTTCGCGCCGCCGCCGCGGGCGCCGGGACCTCCAGGCGTGCCGCGGCCACCGGGCAATGTCGGGCGCGCAGCCTCGGCGCCCTCGGATAACTTCTGGCGCTGGTAG
- a CDS encoding protein-disulfide reductase DsbD domain-containing protein, with the protein MNAMVPIRAIGLASTLIFSLASLAHAQDASPWQRDGHSAVRLMAGSRSGAVLLGGIGFQLEAGWKTYWRTPGDSGVPPRFDFSKSDNVEAVTVLWPAPMKFDDGAGGVSLGYKNQVTLPLRIVAKNPDKPVTLRANINYAVCEKLCIPVEANTELSINSVASTEDSALFAALDTVPKPANIGDPNPLTIRDVKRDGKTKVVVDIVSPDGRDVSLFVEGPTPDWNLPVPKPVEHGPPGVKRFAFELDGLPSGVNPDGAALKFTLVGPDRAYEFNTNLD; encoded by the coding sequence ATGAACGCCATGGTTCCCATCCGCGCAATCGGTCTTGCCTCGACCCTGATATTTTCGCTGGCTTCGCTCGCCCACGCCCAGGATGCGTCGCCGTGGCAGCGCGACGGCCATTCCGCGGTGCGGCTGATGGCGGGATCGCGCAGCGGCGCGGTCCTGCTCGGCGGTATCGGTTTTCAGCTCGAGGCAGGCTGGAAGACGTATTGGCGTACCCCCGGCGATTCCGGCGTACCCCCACGTTTCGATTTCTCGAAATCGGATAATGTCGAAGCGGTGACAGTCCTGTGGCCGGCGCCGATGAAATTTGACGACGGCGCCGGCGGCGTCTCGCTCGGCTACAAGAATCAGGTGACGCTGCCGTTGCGGATCGTCGCCAAGAATCCCGACAAGCCGGTGACGCTGCGCGCCAACATCAACTATGCCGTGTGCGAGAAACTCTGCATCCCGGTCGAGGCCAATACCGAGCTGTCCATCAACAGCGTGGCGAGCACCGAGGACAGCGCGCTGTTCGCCGCGCTCGATACCGTGCCGAAGCCCGCCAATATCGGCGACCCCAATCCGCTCACGATCCGCGACGTCAAGCGCGACGGCAAGACCAAGGTGGTGGTCGACATCGTGTCGCCCGACGGGCGCGACGTCAGCCTGTTCGTCGAAGGGCCGACGCCGGACTGGAACCTGCCCGTTCCAAAGCCGGTCGAGCACGGCCCGCCCGGCGTGAAGCGCTTCGCCTTCGAGCTCGACGGCTTGCCATCGGGCGTGAATCCGGACGGCGCAGCGCTGAAGTTCACGCTGGTCGGTCCCGACCGCGCCTACGAATTCAACACCAATCTGGATTGA
- a CDS encoding YqgE/AlgH family protein, whose product MNPEGKKPGRERRPAGASQHAPEQGYLDGQLLVAMPLMGDPRFERSVIYLCAHSSEGAMGIMVNRPAGSIDFPELLVQLDIIKKGDQIKLPENAETLQVLQGGPVDTGRGFVLHSSDFFIEKATLRIDDDVCLTATVDILKAIAQGEGPRHAILALGYAGWAPGQLESEIQGNGWLHCDADAELIFGDDVEEKYARALRKIGIDPGMLSNDAGHA is encoded by the coding sequence ATGAATCCTGAAGGCAAGAAACCGGGCCGCGAGCGCCGCCCCGCCGGCGCCAGCCAGCATGCGCCCGAACAGGGTTATCTCGACGGCCAGCTCCTGGTCGCGATGCCGCTGATGGGCGACCCGCGGTTCGAGCGCTCGGTGATCTACCTGTGCGCGCATTCATCGGAAGGCGCGATGGGCATCATGGTCAACCGCCCGGCCGGCAGCATCGACTTTCCGGAACTTCTGGTGCAGCTCGACATCATCAAGAAGGGCGATCAGATCAAGCTGCCGGAGAATGCCGAGACACTGCAGGTGCTGCAGGGCGGTCCGGTCGACACCGGCCGCGGCTTCGTGCTGCACTCGAGCGACTTCTTCATCGAGAAGGCGACGCTGCGGATCGACGACGACGTCTGCCTGACCGCGACCGTCGACATCCTGAAGGCGATCGCACAAGGCGAGGGACCGCGGCACGCGATCCTCGCGCTCGGCTATGCCGGCTGGGCGCCGGGCCAGCTCGAGAGCGAGATCCAGGGCAATGGCTGGCTGCATTGCGACGCCGATGCCGAGCTGATCTTCGGCGACGACGTCGAGGAGAAATACGCCCGCGCGCTGCGCAAGATCGGTATCGATCCCGGCATGCTGTCGAACGACGCCGGCCACGCGTAA
- a CDS encoding lipopolysaccharide biosynthesis protein: MAVMDTQSASASSGPLARLRSMLAGGSHEASLTRRLAGTIFVIRVASAALAYLSQILLARWMGGSDYGVYVYVWTWVLLLGSMMDFGIAASAQKIIPEYRTRGEHALLRGFLAGSRWMTFAVSTAIALLLAGLVKLASPLLQPNEITPLYLGCATLSAFVVANTQDGIARSHDWMRLGLMPQFIVRQALIIGITAGLLALGLDLGASAAMAASAAAVWIAMLGQMVALNRRLKGHITPGASCYDFRGWLAVSLPILLVESFYLLLSYTDVLVLQQFRSSEEVGVYFAVIKTLALVSFIHYAMSATTAHRFAEYNALGDKDRLSAYVADAIHWTFWPSLAATIVLLALGKPLLWLFGAQFVGGYDIMFVAAIGLVVRAAIGPVERLLNMLGHQRICALAYALAFVMNLVLCVALIPRFGGHGAAAATSISLTFETVLLFWIVRRRLGLHVLAFGKRRD; this comes from the coding sequence GTGGCCGTGATGGACACCCAATCCGCCAGCGCTTCGTCCGGTCCCCTCGCGCGGCTGCGATCGATGCTCGCGGGCGGCAGCCACGAGGCATCGCTGACCCGGCGCCTTGCCGGCACCATCTTCGTCATCCGGGTTGCGAGCGCGGCGCTCGCCTATCTCTCGCAGATCCTGCTGGCGCGCTGGATGGGCGGCTCGGATTACGGCGTCTATGTCTATGTCTGGACCTGGGTGCTGCTGCTCGGCAGCATGATGGATTTCGGCATCGCGGCGTCCGCGCAGAAGATCATTCCGGAATACCGCACCCGCGGCGAGCACGCGCTGCTGCGCGGCTTCCTCGCCGGCAGCCGCTGGATGACGTTCGCGGTATCCACCGCGATCGCGCTGCTGCTCGCCGGCCTCGTGAAGCTCGCCTCGCCCCTGCTTCAGCCGAACGAGATAACCCCGCTCTACCTTGGCTGCGCCACGCTGTCCGCCTTCGTCGTCGCCAACACCCAGGACGGCATCGCCCGCTCACACGACTGGATGCGGCTCGGCCTGATGCCGCAATTCATCGTGCGCCAGGCGCTGATCATCGGCATCACCGCCGGTCTGCTCGCGCTTGGCCTCGACCTCGGCGCGTCAGCCGCGATGGCCGCGAGCGCGGCCGCAGTGTGGATCGCGATGCTGGGCCAGATGGTGGCGTTGAACCGCCGCCTCAAGGGCCACATCACGCCAGGCGCAAGCTGCTATGATTTCCGCGGCTGGCTCGCGGTCTCGCTGCCGATCCTGCTGGTCGAAAGCTTTTACCTGCTGCTCTCCTACACCGACGTGCTGGTGCTGCAACAGTTCCGCTCCTCCGAGGAGGTCGGCGTCTATTTCGCCGTGATCAAGACGCTCGCGCTGGTCTCCTTCATCCACTACGCGATGTCGGCGACCACGGCGCATCGCTTCGCCGAATACAACGCGCTCGGCGACAAGGACCGGCTGTCGGCCTATGTCGCGGATGCGATCCACTGGACGTTCTGGCCGTCGCTGGCCGCGACCATCGTGCTGCTCGCGCTCGGCAAGCCGCTGCTGTGGCTGTTCGGCGCGCAATTCGTCGGCGGCTACGACATCATGTTCGTCGCCGCGATCGGGCTCGTGGTGCGCGCCGCGATCGGCCCGGTCGAGCGGCTCCTCAACATGCTCGGCCACCAGCGCATCTGCGCACTCGCCTACGCGCTCGCCTTCGTCATGAACCTCGTGCTCTGCGTCGCGCTGATCCCGCGCTTCGGCGGCCATGGCGCGGCGGCCGCGACCTCGATCTCGCTCACCTTCGAGACGGTGCTGCTGTTCTGGATCGTCCGCCGCAGGCTCGGCCTGCACGTGCTGGCGTTCGGCAAGCGTCGCGACTAG
- a CDS encoding TauD/TfdA family dioxygenase — MAIAIRQLHPHFVGEVSGLDLRQPLTTDQAREVEAAMDRYAVLVFHDQDITDEQQLAFALNFGPREDARGGTVTKKADYRLDSGLNDVSNLGKDGKPLPKDHRTHLFNLGNCLWHSDSSFRPIPAKFSLLSARVVNPKGGNTEFADMRAAYDALDDETRAEIENMICEHSLMYSRGALGFLDYSDEEKKMFKPVLQRLVRTHPAHGRKSLYLSSHAGAIRGMSVPEGRVLLRDLTEHATQPQFVYVHTWKLHDLVMWDNRQTMHRVRRYDQSQPRDMRRATVAGSEPTVAQQAAE, encoded by the coding sequence GTGGCGATCGCGATCCGTCAGTTGCACCCGCATTTCGTCGGCGAGGTCAGCGGCCTCGATCTGCGACAGCCGCTGACCACGGACCAGGCGCGCGAAGTCGAAGCGGCGATGGATCGCTATGCCGTACTCGTCTTCCACGACCAGGACATCACCGACGAGCAGCAGCTCGCCTTCGCGCTGAATTTCGGGCCGCGCGAGGACGCACGTGGCGGCACGGTGACGAAAAAAGCGGACTACCGGCTCGATTCCGGGCTGAACGACGTGTCCAATCTCGGCAAGGACGGCAAGCCGCTGCCGAAGGATCATCGCACCCATCTGTTCAACCTCGGCAACTGCCTGTGGCATTCCGACTCGTCGTTCCGCCCGATCCCGGCAAAATTCTCGTTGCTGTCGGCGCGCGTCGTGAACCCGAAGGGCGGCAATACCGAATTCGCCGACATGCGCGCCGCCTATGACGCGCTCGACGATGAGACCAGGGCCGAGATCGAGAATATGATCTGCGAACATTCGCTGATGTATTCGCGCGGCGCGCTCGGCTTCCTCGACTACAGCGATGAAGAGAAGAAGATGTTCAAGCCGGTGCTGCAGCGTCTTGTGCGCACGCATCCCGCGCACGGCCGCAAATCGCTGTACCTGTCCTCGCACGCCGGCGCGATCAGGGGGATGAGCGTCCCGGAAGGACGGGTGCTCCTGCGCGACCTCACCGAGCACGCCACGCAGCCGCAGTTCGTCTACGTCCACACATGGAAGCTGCATGACCTCGTGATGTGGGACAACCGGCAGACCATGCACCGGGTGCGCCGCTACGACCAGTCGCAGCCGCGCGACATGCGGCGGGCCACGGTGGCCGGCAGCGAGCCGACGGTGGCGCAGCAGGCAGCGGAATAG
- a CDS encoding Fe-Mn family superoxide dismutase: protein MTITSERRDFIKGVGLAATAVTVAGSSALAQGNQPTASKAPAYQAKPLPFDPKAISGMSEKVLVSHYENNYVGAVKRLNAIGTQLAELDFAKAPNFVLNGLKREELIAANSMILHEIYFDGLGGGAKASGALADAIARDFGSVDRWRAEFAAMGKAEGGGSGWVILAYSPRDKRLVNQWAADHTTTLAGGRPVLVLDMYEHAYHMDYGAAAAKYVDVYMEAIRWENAAKLYEQYSRES from the coding sequence ATGACGATCACCAGCGAACGCCGGGACTTCATCAAAGGTGTCGGCCTGGCCGCCACCGCCGTGACGGTGGCGGGCTCGAGCGCGCTTGCGCAAGGCAATCAGCCCACTGCAAGCAAGGCGCCGGCCTATCAGGCCAAGCCATTGCCATTCGATCCGAAAGCGATCAGCGGCATGTCGGAGAAGGTGCTGGTCAGCCATTACGAGAACAACTATGTCGGTGCGGTGAAACGTCTCAACGCCATCGGGACGCAGCTCGCCGAGCTCGATTTCGCGAAGGCGCCGAATTTCGTCCTCAACGGATTGAAGCGCGAGGAGCTGATCGCGGCCAACTCGATGATCCTGCACGAGATCTACTTCGACGGCCTCGGCGGCGGCGCGAAGGCGAGCGGCGCGCTCGCCGATGCCATCGCACGCGATTTTGGCAGCGTCGATCGCTGGCGCGCGGAATTCGCCGCCATGGGCAAGGCCGAAGGCGGCGGCTCGGGCTGGGTGATCCTCGCCTATTCGCCGCGCGACAAGCGCCTCGTCAATCAATGGGCGGCCGATCACACCACGACGCTCGCGGGAGGACGGCCGGTGCTGGTGCTCGACATGTACGAGCACGCCTATCACATGGACTACGGCGCGGCGGCCGCGAAATATGTCGACGTGTATATGGAAGCCATACGCTGGGAGAACGCCGCGAAGCTCTACGAGCAGTACAGCCGCGAAAGCTA
- a CDS encoding UTP--glucose-1-phosphate uridylyltransferase, which translates to MKIRKAVFPVAGLGTRVLPATKAMPKEMLTIVDRPLIQYVVDEAKEAGIEHFVFVTGRNKGVIEDHFDRMFELDTTLAARGKKAEQDILAQSQPEAGAMSFTRQQAPLGLGHAVWCARDIVGDEPFAVVLPDELVLHTPGCLGQMIAAAAKLGPKSNLIAVQAVPEDTTHQYGICGVGKRHADGRMFEVSGMVEKPAKGTAPSNLSITGRYILQPEIFKILERQERGAGGEIQLTDAMIGLSKSQKFYGVEFEGERHDCGSKAGFLRANIAYGLQRPDLADGLRAEMRKYLEE; encoded by the coding sequence ATGAAAATCCGCAAAGCCGTTTTCCCGGTCGCCGGCCTCGGCACCCGCGTCCTGCCCGCCACCAAGGCGATGCCGAAGGAAATGCTGACCATCGTCGACAGGCCGCTGATCCAATACGTGGTCGACGAGGCGAAGGAGGCCGGGATCGAGCACTTCGTCTTCGTCACCGGTCGCAACAAGGGCGTGATCGAGGATCATTTCGACCGCATGTTCGAGCTCGACACCACGCTGGCCGCACGCGGCAAAAAGGCCGAGCAGGACATCCTGGCGCAGAGCCAGCCGGAAGCCGGCGCGATGAGCTTCACGCGCCAGCAGGCGCCACTCGGCCTCGGTCACGCGGTTTGGTGCGCGCGCGACATCGTCGGCGACGAGCCCTTCGCGGTGGTGCTGCCGGACGAGCTTGTGCTGCACACCCCGGGCTGTCTTGGTCAGATGATCGCGGCCGCCGCCAAGCTCGGGCCAAAATCCAACCTGATCGCGGTGCAGGCCGTGCCGGAGGATACCACGCATCAATACGGCATCTGCGGCGTCGGCAAGCGTCACGCCGACGGCAGGATGTTCGAGGTTTCAGGCATGGTGGAGAAACCGGCGAAGGGCACTGCGCCCTCCAACCTCTCGATCACCGGCCGCTACATCCTGCAGCCGGAAATCTTCAAGATCCTGGAGCGGCAGGAGCGCGGCGCCGGCGGCGAGATCCAGCTCACCGACGCCATGATCGGGCTCTCCAAGTCGCAAAAATTCTATGGCGTCGAGTTCGAGGGCGAGCGGCACGATTGCGGCTCGAAAGCCGGCTTCCTGCGCGCCAACATCGCCTACGGCCTGCAGCGCCCCGATCTCGCCGACGGCCTGCGCGCGGAGATGAGGAAATATCTCGAAGAGTGA
- a CDS encoding diguanylate cyclase, with protein sequence MLLGRRIGSARQPWRLSAKLLIASSVVTVIGFSAICANVMLNMRHGEEELARQTLENLASSIDADISRNVEIYDLSLRAVASSMVMPEIASVSKPVRQLILFDHAATAKHFGAIQVFDAEGRLAIDASTLDPLPENRGDEEYFKVHRDHPDVGLYVSRPMLHRGAYAIVLSRRITGADGRFLGVVAGSIRFSYFHDLFGRLQLGPDDVICVLRRDGMVIMRTPFDLDEIGRNIGQAPIVMRVLSEPSGSFSGTTAFDSVPRLLVWRDGTRPLVVLVGKPWASIFELWRTEALRIAAIMTALILFVLGVTLFLAREISRRANAEEKLEELATTDALTGLKNRRKFDAVIDTEWRRAVRNRAPLALLMIDADHFKTYNDTFGHQAGDQVLVGIAICISDSVRRAGDCAARYGGEEFAVLLPGLAPMDALTVAETIRLKVEGWSAGESASTVSIGVASLVPTAATDWSVLINAADKALYAAKANGRNQSVLASLPRLSLVA encoded by the coding sequence ATGTTGTTGGGAAGGCGCATCGGTTCGGCGAGGCAGCCATGGCGGCTATCGGCAAAACTGCTGATCGCCTCGTCCGTGGTGACCGTGATCGGCTTCTCCGCCATCTGCGCCAACGTCATGCTCAACATGCGCCATGGCGAGGAGGAGCTGGCGCGCCAGACGCTGGAGAACCTCGCATCCAGCATCGACGCCGACATCAGCCGCAACGTCGAGATCTATGATCTTTCGCTGCGCGCCGTCGCCAGCAGCATGGTGATGCCGGAGATCGCAAGCGTCAGCAAGCCGGTCCGGCAGCTGATCCTGTTCGACCACGCCGCCACCGCCAAGCATTTCGGGGCGATCCAGGTGTTCGATGCCGAAGGGCGCCTGGCCATCGATGCCTCCACGCTCGACCCCCTGCCCGAGAATCGCGGCGACGAGGAGTATTTCAAGGTCCATCGCGACCATCCCGACGTCGGGCTCTATGTCAGCCGCCCGATGCTGCATCGGGGCGCCTACGCCATCGTGCTCAGCCGGCGCATCACCGGCGCCGACGGACGCTTCCTCGGCGTCGTCGCCGGCTCGATCCGCTTCAGCTATTTTCACGACCTGTTCGGGCGGCTGCAGCTTGGCCCCGACGACGTGATCTGCGTGCTTCGCCGCGACGGCATGGTGATCATGCGCACCCCGTTCGATCTCGACGAGATCGGCAGGAATATCGGCCAGGCGCCGATCGTGATGCGCGTGCTGTCGGAGCCGAGCGGATCGTTCTCCGGGACCACCGCCTTCGACAGCGTGCCGCGGCTTCTGGTCTGGCGCGACGGCACAAGGCCGCTGGTCGTGCTGGTCGGCAAGCCCTGGGCCAGCATCTTCGAACTTTGGCGCACCGAGGCGCTGCGGATCGCCGCGATCATGACGGCGCTGATCCTGTTCGTGCTCGGCGTCACGCTGTTCCTCGCGCGCGAGATCAGCCGCCGCGCCAACGCCGAGGAGAAGCTCGAGGAGCTCGCCACCACCGATGCACTCACCGGCCTGAAGAACCGCCGCAAGTTCGACGCGGTGATCGACACCGAATGGCGGCGGGCGGTCCGAAACAGGGCGCCGCTCGCGCTCCTGATGATCGATGCCGACCATTTCAAGACCTACAACGACACCTTTGGCCACCAGGCCGGCGACCAGGTGCTGGTCGGAATCGCGATCTGCATCTCGGATTCGGTGCGGCGCGCCGGCGACTGCGCCGCGCGCTATGGCGGCGAGGAATTCGCGGTGCTGCTGCCGGGGCTTGCGCCGATGGACGCGCTGACGGTTGCCGAAACCATCCGCCTGAAGGTCGAAGGCTGGTCCGCCGGCGAGAGCGCCTCCACTGTCAGCATCGGCGTGGCAAGCCTCGTGCCGACGGCTGCGACGGACTGGAGCGTGCTGATCAACGCCGCCGACAAGGCGCTCTACGCGGCCAAGGCGAACGGCCGCAACCAGTCGGTGCTGGCCAGTTTGCCGCGGCTGTCGCTGGTGGCCTAG